TCCGAACTGCCTGATTCGGGTCTCGTGTCGATAGGCAGGAGGCAAATCCGGCATCAACCGGTCCGATGTGGCGATGTCCTTCCCGACGGATATGATCCGGTGCAATCGCTGCGCCCCGGCATCGAAGTCCAAGCCTCCCCCCTCGATGACGACAACCGACAACTCCGTGCCGTCAAACAGCCGTGCCATATCAAGGCCCGCCGCGCCGGCTCCGACGATGCAGAGCTCCGTGTGCATGGCATCGCGCTCGAATCCCTTGCAGGCGAATGTGATCATTGAGCCACGGCCGCTGTCAAACGTTCCTCCGTCGCATGAGCGATTCCATAGCATTTCATCGACTACCCGGCGTCGTCACACCGACGACCTGCGACGTTCCGCCACGTTTCTTTGAGGCGGTTCTATGTGAGCGTTGTGATTCACTCCGGCGTCGGTTGAGCAGTATGGGCTACCTTACGGCTTCAATTGACGCCTTGTATTCGTCGGAATTGATCGTTCCCGCCTGCTTGTTCAACCCATGGGCTCGAGGGAGACGCTCGGGGGGGCACGCGCGGGCGCTCAGTCGTCGGATTCGGCCTCCCGGCAGCGACAGCCCTCATCCGGGAAGCCGCGGGCTGTGCGCGTGCCGGACCGGGACGAACCGGGCGTCCCGAGCATGGAATCGGGGGCCCGCCCCGGGCGTTCACTTGACTGATATGGGGATGGGCTGCATCTGTACGAGCGCGCACGGCCCGGCGGAGGTGTGTCGCCGGGAATAGCGGTTGGGCGTCGTGCCCGTGTTTCGATGCAGCATCAGACAGCCGCGGCGCCCGAGACCGCGGCTGCACCATTTTCGGGAGGTGGCGATCGGATGGCGCAGATCTATCTGCCGACGCCGCTCCGTCGACTGACTCAGGGTCAGGCGCGGGTCGCGGCCGACGGACGCACCGTGGAGGAGGCGCTGGCCTCGGTCGAGCGGCAATACCCCGGCCTTCGCGAGCAACTCAGGGATACCTCGGGGGAGGTACGCAGCTTCATCAACGTCTTCGTTAATGGGACGGAGATCCGGTCGCTCCAGGGCGTGGCCACCCCGCTTCGCGAGGAGGACGAGATCTCGATCGTCCCCGCGATGGCAGGGGGGAGCTCATAAGCGCATGGATGTTTCCGTTCGGCCGCGTCCGCACGCTGCCCGTTCGTCCCCGGTGCTCCGCGTTGTGGAGACCTCGCGACTGTTCCTGCACGAGGAGGTGGAGTCCGGGCGCGTGGCCCGGTTGTCCGACGCCCTGAGACGCGATGGCGTGCTGCGCAACCCGCCGGTCGTCGCGCCGATGCCGAACGGCCGCGCCGCCGTGCTCGACGGCGCGAACCGTGTGACGGCGCTGGAGGCGCTCGGGATCCCGCACGCCGTGGTGCACGTGGTGGACTACACCCGCCCCGAGATCGTCCTTTCGACGTGGCGGCACTACGTCCGCGACCGCGGGCGGCTCGGGCGGCGCGTGGCGGAGCTGGGTGAGGCCCGGATCCTCCCGGTCGACGCGGTCGCGTCCGGCGAGGCCGACCTCGCGAGCGGCGCGGCCGCCGCGCTCGTGGTCGACAGGGGCGGGATCGCGCTCCTCGGAGACCGCGGGGGCGTCGCTGCGGCGCTGTTGCTCTCCCGGCTCGTCGCGCTGTACCGAGGGCGTGACGAAATCTACCGCGTGGAGCGCGGCGACCTCGAGACGCTGCACGCGGAATACGGCCCCGGTACGCTCGTTGTGTTCCCGTCCTTCTCCAAGGACGATATTGTGCGGCTCGCGGCCGGCGCGGGACGGTTGCCGACGGGGATCACGCGTCACCTCATTCCTGGCCGCGTGCTCCGGCTCAACACCCCGCTCGACTGGCTCGGCGCTCCGGCGGACGAAGCACGCAAGCAGGCGGAGCTTGACGCTACCGTTCAGCGCCGCTGGCTCGCGCACGGCGTGCGATATTACGCCGAGCCCACGTTTCTGTTCGATGAGTGACGGTCGCTCTCGGGCGCAGGCTGCTGCCGGGCTCAGCGTCTCGCTGTTGGACCGGATCGGAAATACGCCGCTCGTGCGCCTGCGTCGCGTCATCCGGGGTGTGTCCGATGCCGTCGAGGTATATCTCAAGGCCGAGTGGCTGAACCCAGGCGGCTCCGTCAAGGATCGGCCGGTGCTCCGGATGCTCGCCGACGCCGAACGCGACGGTCGCCTGACTCCGGGGAAGACAATCCTCGACTCCACCTCGGGCAACGCCGGTATCGCGTACGCGATGATCGGCGCGGTGAAAGGGTATCCGGTGGAACTGGTGATGCCTGCAAGCGCGAGCGAGGAGCGACGGCGCATCATCGCCGCGTACGGCGCGCGGATCACGTTGTCCGATCCGCTTGAGGGCAGCGACGGGGCGATTCTGCTCGCGCGGGAGATCCACGGGCGAGATCCGGAGCGCTACTTTAAGCCGGACCAGTACAACAACCCGTCGAACTGGCGCGCGCACTATGATACGACGGGGCCGGAGATCCTTGAGCAGACCGGCGGTCAGGTGACCCACTTCGTGGCCGGCCTGGGCACGACCGGCACCCTCGTCGGCACCGGGCGCCGGCTGCATGACGCGGACCCGCGCATCCGGGTCGTCGCCGTGGAGCCGGACGCGCCGCTCCACGGGCTCGAGGGGCTGAAGCATATCGTGACCTCGATCGTCCCGGGGATCTACGACCCGGCCGTGCACGATCGGAAGGTTTCGGTCGCGACTGAGGACGGGTACGCGATGGCGCGTCGCCTCGCCAAGGAAGAGGGATGTTTCGTCGGAGAATCCACTGGCGCCGCCGTGGTGGGGGCGCTTCAGGTGGCCCACGAGCTTGCGTCGGGCGTAGTCGTGGTTATTGCGCCGGACGGGGGCGACCGGTATCTCAGTACGCCCCTGTGGCGCGGCATCACCGCGTGACCCGTCCGCGGATGCACGATCGCCGGTGGTGCGTTCGAGCCTGCGAACGCAGATGCTGCTCGGACCGGAGCGCTCTACCCGGCGGGATGTCCCGTTCGGGACCTTCCACGGCGGAACCGATTCGGGTACAATAAGAAGCTAGGTAGGGGAGTGTTCGCGCTTGCCGGTGCGGTTGACACGGACGCAGCTCGAACAAATGGTCGCGCAGGCCCGTGCGGAGGCGCCAAACGAGTGCTGCGGTCTGCTGCTTGGGACCGGCGACGTGGTGGCCGAGGTCGTCCCGGCGCGGAACAGGGCCGGGGATCCGCCGGAGCCTCGTGACCCGACGCGACACTATCGTGTCGACGATCAGGCTCAGCTTAAGGCCATGCGGTTGGAACGGGAGCGGGGGTGGGAGATCGTGGGTATCTACCATTCGCACCCGGCGACTCAGGCACACCCGAGCGCGACGGACCGGGCGCTGGCGTTCTGGCAGAGTCCTTGCTACGTGATTATTTCCCTCGCCGACCCGGCTCGGGTCGACGTGCGCGCGTTCCGCATCAGCGACCGGATCGATGGGAACGGAGCCATCGCCACGGACGAGAATCGGCACCCGATCAGGGACGTCACGGAAGAGGAAGTGGTGGTGACATGAAAGTCAGTTCCCGGGCCGAATACGGCATTCGTGCGCTGATCGACCTGGCGCAGCACTACGGCGAGGGACCGGTCCAGAGCCACGACATCGCCCGCCGGCAGGGGCTCCCGGAACCGTATCTGAACCAGTTGATGACCACGCTCCGTCGCGCCGGCCTTGTTCAGAGCAAGCGCGGGCCGAGCGGCGGGCACGTTCTCGCGCGCCCGCCTGAGCGGATCACGATCGGGGAGGCGTTTTTGGTCCTGGAAGGAAGCGTGGCGCCCTGGTTGTGCGTGGAAGAGACGGACGCGCACTGCATTTACGCACCCGGTTGCGGGCTGCGCCCGGTGTGGCAGGCGGTAAAGGTGGCGACTGAGGAAGTGTTGAATCGCACGACGCTTGCGGATATCGTGCGCCCCGCGCTTGTATCCGCGGGCGGCGGGTGAGCGGCGGCCTGGCACGCGCAACGTCTGGCGATGGTTCCCAGCGGAGGCACCCCGGAGGTGCCTCCGCTGCGTTTGGGCGGAATCGCTTGGTCGCGATCGGCGTTCTTGCGAATGAATGTGCATGGGGAGCACCAGGAGAACGAGATGAACACCGCGGAGCCGGAGCGCCACCCGGTCGGGCCAGGGGCGGAGCGGCCATCCGGCGCCATGGATCGGGATGCTCGCGCGCGGTTCGAACGGCTCGTCGGTGAACATCTCGACGGCCTGTATCGGGTGGCGCGCCGCCTGACCCGGAATCAGGCGGGTGCGGAGGACCTCGTGCAGGAGGCAATGCTCAAAGCGTGGCGCTCGTTTCACACGTTTCGCGAGGGCACCAACATGCGCGCATGGTTGTACCGAATCTTGATGAACGCCCACATCGATCGTCACCGTAAGGACGCGCGAACCCCCGAGGTTCTGCAGGAAGAGATCGGCGACGCCTACCTCTACGCCGGGGCCCGGGAGGGTCTGGCGCTGAGTGAAAACGGGAATCCCGAGACGCAGGTGCTGGACCAGATCATGGATGCGGAGGTTCGGGAGAGCCTCGACGCCCTGCCGGTGGCGTTTCGCACCGCCGTAATGCTGGTGGATGTGGAGGGTTTCTCCTACAAGGAAGCGGCGGAGATTCTCGGGGTGCCGGTGGGCACGGTGATGTCGCGCCTGTATCGCGGGCGCCAAGCGCTTAAGCGTCGGCTGGCCGCGTTCGCGCGGGACCGGCACTTCATCAGCGGAGCGCAGGCATGAACTGTCACGACGCCGTGGAGAAGCTCTGGCAGTATCTCGACCATGAGCTCGACGGTGCCGCGGTCCCCGAGCTGGAACGGCACCTGCAAGAGTGTCGGGACTGTTTCTCCAGGGCGGAGTTCGAGCGGCATCTGCGAGCCTTGCTGCGGCGGTCGTGCGGCTGCGAGCAGGCCCCGGCCGGGCTGCGGGCCCGCCTTCACCGACTGCTAGGAATGTTCTGAGCCGTCGCATGTCCCGGCGTGCGGCGATCGACGTCGGCACCAACTCGGTACGCCTGCTCGTCGCCGAGCTCCCTGCGCGCGACTCTGCCGCAGCAGATCCACCTGGCGACAGACCGCCGCTCCGTCCGGTGCTTCGCCGCCTCGCCATCACCCGTCTCGGCGACGGCCTGGACGCGGACGGATTGATCCAGGAGGACGCGGCCGCGCGAACGGCCGCGGCGGTTCAGGAGTTTGCCGCGGCGGCTGAGGACGCGGGCGCTACGCCCACGGTGTTCGCTACGTACGCGGTGCGCGCCGCCCGCAACCCCGCGGTGCTGCTCGAGCGGCTCGCCCTTCCGGTACGCGTCCTGAGCGGCGAGGATGAGGCGCGGCTTGGATTCCTGGGGGCGGTAGCAGGTCTCCGCCGCGGGACTGGTGATGAGCGCTCGCTCGTCCTCGACATCGGCGGCGGGAGCGTCGAGTTAACCCGAGGAACGTCGCAGCGCATCGAAGAGACCCACAGCGTCCCGCTGGGATGCGTCGTGCTGACGCAGCGGTTCCTCGCCCACGATCCGCCCCAGGACCGAGAGGTCGCCGCGCTCCGCGCGTATGTGGCCCAAACGCTCGGGCCGTTGTTGGGCCGGTTTCGTCGGGAGCCCGACGCTACCATCGGCGTTGGAGGAACCATCACCACGATCGCGGCAATCACTCAGGGACTCATGCCTTATGACCCCGACCGCGTCCATGGGTATCGACTGGAGTTGACGCAGGTCGCAGGCGCGCTCGACGTCCTGCGCGCTCGTCCACTCCAGGCGCGGCGGATGCTTCCGGGGCTTCAACCGGAACGCGCGGACGTGATCATCGCCGGCGGCCTAGTCCTGCACGACGTGCTTGAAGGGCTCGGTGGACGCTCGATCGAGGTCAGCGAGGCGGATCTGCTTTGGGCCGTGCTCATGGATCGGTAGACTAGTCGTTGGGGACAGCGTTGAATCTATCTGGCAGTGCCTGGGCGTCGGAGAACGGGGTTCTGTGGCGCGAATGCGTTTGACACACCCCTGCCTACTGGTATAATTGGAAATGCACTCTACAACCTCATACGATTGCGGCGCGGGGTGGAGCAGTCCGGTAGCTCGTCGGGCTCATAACCCGAAGGTCGCAGGTTCAAATCCTGCCCCCGCTACCAGTGCCACCACTAGGGGCCTGGTCTCCCGTAAGGGCGAGCAGGCCTTCTAGATTTCCGGTGAGGTGCGCCACCAGCCCCGCGGGAGTTGGTTCCAACACAATGTCCCCCAGCAGGCCCCGGAGCGCCGTTCGCGCCTCGTCGATGTCGGTATGGAGGACCCGAGCCAAGTGTTCGAGCCGGCGCCGGATCGCGTCCGGTAGCTGGCGCAGCGCACGGACTTGGGCGCGGGACGGCGTGTCCAGGCGGGCCCGAAGGGTACGGACCTTGGATTCCGTCTCGTCGAGCATCTGTTTGGTCAGGTCGCTCAGGAGGCCGCGACGAATGGCCTCTCGGATATGGTCGAGTTCTGCCATCGCCTCCCGTAACTCCGACGCAAGCTGCTCTCGATCGTCGTCCGTTCGGGACCGCTCCGCTTCGACCTGCCGGAGGCCCTCGTTAACGCTCCGGGTCAGGAACGCGATGGCGTCAGGGGAGAAGAGCTCGTCGCGGATGACGCGCAGCAGACGGTCCTCCACGAGCACCCGCCGCACATGGAGCGAGTTCCCGCAGACGTCCGGGCCACGGTTCACATGATAGCTGCACCCATAACGGGCGCCGTCCCGCATGATGTAACGAGCCCCGCAGACCCCACAGCGCAGGAGCCCGCTGAACAGGTACCGTTGAGAGATGCCCCCCGAATGCCCTTGCCGGGCGGCCCGCTCCGATGCGGCGTGCTGTCGGTCCTTCACGCGGTCCCACAGGTCTTGGGGCACGATCCGGAGCGACTCGTCGTGTTGGACGATCCATTCGGTGCGGTCGCGGACCCGCGGGACGCGCTTGCCAGTCTCGGGATTCTTCTCCCACCGAAACTTGTTCCAGACCACTTCGCCGCAGTACAACGCATTATTCAAGATCCCGGTCCCGAGTTTCGGATTGCCGTAGAGCGCGGTCCAGGTCCACCCACGCTGCCCGCGGGGCGGGGGGACGTGTTCGGCGTTGAGGGCGTGGACGATCCGCTTTGGCGTCCAGCCCGCGGCGAACTGGGCGAAGATCCGGCGCACGATCTCCGCCTGCCCCTCGTGAATCACCCGACGATATCCCACGACCCGCGGCTGCCCGTGGGCGTCGAGATGGGCCGAGTCCAGCACCGGCTCACTCGTGTACCCGTAGGAACGGCCTCCGGCCACGAACCCTCGGCGTGCCTGCCCGGCCAATCCCCGCTGCGTCCGGGCCGCGAGATCGCTCAGATACACCGAGTCCTTCCACGCGGTCACGATCGAGATGAGGGAGCCGGTCTTCTCATCGGCGAGATTCGTACCGCTCGCGACCGAGAACACGGAGACGCCGAGGAACCGCAACCGTTTCAGCGCCCGCGCGGCTTCTTCGATGTCGCGCCACAGACGAGACTGGTCCTCAACGAGGATGGCCTCGAACGCTTTCCGCCGAGCGGCGGCCAAGAGGCGTTGATAGCCGTCGCGTCGGGCCTCGCTGCCGCTGCTTTCCTGGTCAACGTAGATGTGCTCCTCCGCTACTACGCAGCCGAACCGATCCGAGGCACTCCGACACAGTGCAATTTGGTCTTCCAAGCTCGTCTCGCGCTGCAAGGCACTCGAATAGCGCGCGTAGATGGCGGTTCTCATTGGGGCAACACCGTTCGTGCGGGGCATGAAGGAGAAGATTCCTCCGAGGGCGCGATCGCCCCTTGCGACTCCGCAAGAATGTCCTTGACCATGAGCCGAGCGAGGCCTTCGAGGAAGACGCGGACCCCTGGGCGGAGTGCAACAGGCCGGGGGGATCGAGGAAGCACGCGCCGATCGGTCATGCACCGCCCCCACAGATGGTATGGGGGGGGATGCGGGCGGCCGACTCCCCTCGACACTTAGGCGGCGTCCCGATTTGAACGTAGACGCCGTGCCGCACTAATCGCACAAGACTACTTCAAGAAATAGCGTCCTCTCCCTCTTCGGCCGTTGGTCCGAAGGACGAGTCGGGTCCCGAGCAGTTCGTCGGGATCCATCAGTTGCTCGGCATCAGGATGAACTGCATACGCGGCGCCTGCGCGGCAGTAGAGTTTCGTATCTTAACCGTGCCCCCAGTTTCCTTGAACTGAAGAGTGAGGCTATGCGAGGCGCCGTCCCCCGCGATAGAGCCGGACAGGTTGAAAGGCTCGAAACTCTCTAGCGAGAGTCCAAGGCTAAGTTCCTGTTCGTGGATAGCAGAGCCCCCATCGGCTAACGCGACGAATGGATTACCGCTTGCGGCGCAGTCCGTTGTGCCCCCTATGTTATACGCGAGTTTCCAGCCTGTAGGAATCGTCACCACGAACTTCAGATTCGTGGTATCCACGTCTGCGTAGGAGCCAGACGACGTACTATAGTCTCCCGACGCTGACCCTGTCTTCGTCGTGATGCCCATCTGGGCGGTATTGGCATGGTTGAGGAGCACGCCGGAAAGGGCGATATGCCCGCCTACGTCTATCGTGGCTGAGGCAAGAGGAGAGGCTTGAGCAACTCCGATCACTACTGGACTGGTGAGCACTCTCAGAGCTTCGAGCCAAGTGATTGCCCCTGAGGCCGGCGCCGCATACATCCACCGGAACCCCGGGAGGCTGTGCTCCTTCGTGATCGCGAGCGACCAGACAGACGTGGAATCCCGGGCCCAGACCGTTGGACTCGCCTGACTCACATAGCCATTCGCCACGAGCCACTGATCGTCCGTGAGTTGGTTGTCTCGCCAGCCAGTGGTCGGTGGACCGTTCGGTGTCGTGAATGGGCTCAGGGTGCCAAGGACGCCCCCGGACGCGCTTGGGGTACCCCCGAGAATAGCCCACTGGATCTGCGCAGCACCCACGCCCGTCGCCAATGCGAAGTTCGAGACCGTATCAGCCGTGGTGGGGTGCTGGGTACTCCAATTCGTGAATGGGCTTGGGCACATGGTCCGCTACCCTCCGACACACGCGTCTCGATTCGACTTGAATCGGAGATCCGGCCCGGTGATGCGTGGCACCCCGGCTCGTACTGCGGGTGCCACCGGCGACGGCCCGAGTGTTCGTATCGACTCCCCGCCAGTCTACGGCATTCGCGACAGACGCGGAAGACGTAAGGGCCGCTCCGCGGAGGCACGTCAGCTTTTGACATGGAGAGAGTCATCGCGGTCCCCTCCTGGGCGTTTCGCCCGTATCCCATACCTAGACATGGACAATGAAATGTCGGTTTCCGACATAAGCGCCTGTATCCCCGGTCATGGGAGCGCTCGATAGCGCCACGTCGGGTCGCGCCATGGAATCGGGGCTCCCTGTGCCGTCAAGAATCCCTCGACCGCCCGCAGGACCGACGCGAACACGTCCGAACACAGCCAGAGTCGGTACTCCAACGGGCACTCCGATGCCGCACCGAGCTCCGCGCAGAGCTCCGAAGCATCACCGAGTGTCTCGTGCCATTCAAGAACCGCCAGGAGATTGCCGGCGTGCACCGCGTCTCGCGTCGGCGAAGAGCACTCGGTCGCGGGCTCATCCAACGGAGCGGGGGCGACGCGCGTCTGCGCCGCCTGGGCTGTATCGAGCGACGATGCGGGGGCGAACGCTGGATCTACCCGCCGTGCCCGCGCCAATTCATGTTCGGTTGCGAGCCCGGTGCGCACGAGATTGTCGCCCGGCCGCGGGAGGAGGTTCGGACGGACCAGGATCTCACGAGGCACGGTGCGGCCCTCGACCTCGTCAATCCAGCAGGCAATCGTGGTCCTGTGGACGCCATAGATCTGCGCCCACTCCAGCTGGGTCCGTCCTAGCGGTTTGTAATACGGGACCCAGGCCATCTTGAAGTGGCTTCTCTTCTGCGCGAGGTCGAGGGGGAGACCGTGCCCGAGATTCGCTTCCAGCGCCCGAATGAACCTCTGGGCGGGACTGCCCTCGAAGATGGTTGCCGGGATCGTCGTCCATTTCTCTCGGTCATCGGCGATGTCGTGAGCGAACTCTTTGGATTCAAGAATCCGCTGTCGGGCCCGGTACCGGTGCCGCCCATCGAGGATTACAAACTTCGTCCTGCCGTCCTCGGCGGGAGCGAGGAGGATCGGCGGCACAGGCCGTCCGTGGAGATACGCGACGGCGAGCGCCTCGATGTGGTCGGATGACGTGGCGACGCCCCGTGGGTTCTCCGCCCCAAGTGCCGCGTCAATCTCCTCCAACGGAATCTCGACGACCCTCGGCTCGTTAGCACGTGCCGCTGCAAGCGCCATCGTTGTTTCCTCCTTTTTTCTTATGGACTGAGTGCCCAGCAGTACGTTGGAGACCCGAATCACGATCAGGCAGAGCATGCAAAGGAACCCAGTGCTTCCCCTCGATCCGGTCCGCGCTGACCAACTTCGGCCCCCATTCGCGGGCGAGCCGCTCTGCCCGACGAAGCTGGCGTTTGAGGTCCCGTGGAGACGGGAGTCGGAAAGTGCCAGAGGGGCGTCGGCTGGTCAGGTGGGCGAAACGCCCATGAAGCCGGGTCAAATAGTCGTCACCGGAAGCGGAGGAGGGCCTATCGGCCGAGTCGGCTGCCGTAGGGGCCACTACACCTTCAGGTCTTGCTTCCCTTGTACTGAAGTAGCATTGTCTTGGATTACCTATTGGAAGGGGTGTGGGGAAACCATTCGTTCGTCGCGCGCGGGACACGCCCGGCCCTGGCATGAAAACAGCCGTCGGTCGGTGACCTAGTTGAATCGTGCCGACGATGTGAATGATGCCGAGGCGAAGCAGCTCATGCATAGCCTCTCCGGCTTGGCGTTCCCCCATCCCGCACCACGACGCCACGAACCTCCACGAGAGCGGGATGGCCTCCCCCGGCGCGAACTGCCAGCGTACCCCGAACAGCTCCAGAATCCCCTCGTGGGCGCGCCGAGTCGAGGACCGGATACCTTCGGGAGG
This genomic window from bacterium contains:
- a CDS encoding ubiquitin-like small modifier protein 1 — protein: MAQIYLPTPLRRLTQGQARVAADGRTVEEALASVERQYPGLREQLRDTSGEVRSFINVFVNGTEIRSLQGVATPLREEDEISIVPAMAGGSS
- a CDS encoding cysteine synthase is translated as MSDGRSRAQAAAGLSVSLLDRIGNTPLVRLRRVIRGVSDAVEVYLKAEWLNPGGSVKDRPVLRMLADAERDGRLTPGKTILDSTSGNAGIAYAMIGAVKGYPVELVMPASASEERRRIIAAYGARITLSDPLEGSDGAILLAREIHGRDPERYFKPDQYNNPSNWRAHYDTTGPEILEQTGGQVTHFVAGLGTTGTLVGTGRRLHDADPRIRVVAVEPDAPLHGLEGLKHIVTSIVPGIYDPAVHDRKVSVATEDGYAMARRLAKEEGCFVGESTGAAVVGALQVAHELASGVVVVIAPDGGDRYLSTPLWRGITA
- a CDS encoding M67 family metallopeptidase, translated to MRLTRTQLEQMVAQARAEAPNECCGLLLGTGDVVAEVVPARNRAGDPPEPRDPTRHYRVDDQAQLKAMRLERERGWEIVGIYHSHPATQAHPSATDRALAFWQSPCYVIISLADPARVDVRAFRISDRIDGNGAIATDENRHPIRDVTEEEVVVT
- a CDS encoding Rrf2 family transcriptional regulator, yielding MKVSSRAEYGIRALIDLAQHYGEGPVQSHDIARRQGLPEPYLNQLMTTLRRAGLVQSKRGPSGGHVLARPPERITIGEAFLVLEGSVAPWLCVEETDAHCIYAPGCGLRPVWQAVKVATEEVLNRTTLADIVRPALVSAGGG
- a CDS encoding sigma-70 family RNA polymerase sigma factor; amino-acid sequence: MNTAEPERHPVGPGAERPSGAMDRDARARFERLVGEHLDGLYRVARRLTRNQAGAEDLVQEAMLKAWRSFHTFREGTNMRAWLYRILMNAHIDRHRKDARTPEVLQEEIGDAYLYAGAREGLALSENGNPETQVLDQIMDAEVRESLDALPVAFRTAVMLVDVEGFSYKEAAEILGVPVGTVMSRLYRGRQALKRRLAAFARDRHFISGAQA
- the rsrA gene encoding mycothiol system anti-sigma-R factor, which gives rise to MNCHDAVEKLWQYLDHELDGAAVPELERHLQECRDCFSRAEFERHLRALLRRSCGCEQAPAGLRARLHRLLGMF
- a CDS encoding recombinase family protein; the encoded protein is MRTAIYARYSSALQRETSLEDQIALCRSASDRFGCVVAEEHIYVDQESSGSEARRDGYQRLLAAARRKAFEAILVEDQSRLWRDIEEAARALKRLRFLGVSVFSVASGTNLADEKTGSLISIVTAWKDSVYLSDLAARTQRGLAGQARRGFVAGGRSYGYTSEPVLDSAHLDAHGQPRVVGYRRVIHEGQAEIVRRIFAQFAAGWTPKRIVHALNAEHVPPPRGQRGWTWTALYGNPKLGTGILNNALYCGEVVWNKFRWEKNPETGKRVPRVRDRTEWIVQHDESLRIVPQDLWDRVKDRQHAASERAARQGHSGGISQRYLFSGLLRCGVCGARYIMRDGARYGCSYHVNRGPDVCGNSLHVRRVLVEDRLLRVIRDELFSPDAIAFLTRSVNEGLRQVEAERSRTDDDREQLASELREAMAELDHIREAIRRGLLSDLTKQMLDETESKVRTLRARLDTPSRAQVRALRQLPDAIRRRLEHLARVLHTDIDEARTALRGLLGDIVLEPTPAGLVAHLTGNLEGLLALTGDQAPSGGTGSGGRI
- a CDS encoding ParB/RepB/Spo0J family partition protein → MALAAARANEPRVVEIPLEEIDAALGAENPRGVATSSDHIEALAVAYLHGRPVPPILLAPAEDGRTKFVILDGRHRYRARQRILESKEFAHDIADDREKWTTIPATIFEGSPAQRFIRALEANLGHGLPLDLAQKRSHFKMAWVPYYKPLGRTQLEWAQIYGVHRTTIACWIDEVEGRTVPREILVRPNLLPRPGDNLVRTGLATEHELARARRVDPAFAPASSLDTAQAAQTRVAPAPLDEPATECSSPTRDAVHAGNLLAVLEWHETLGDASELCAELGAASECPLEYRLWLCSDVFASVLRAVEGFLTAQGAPIPWRDPTWRYRALP